Proteins encoded within one genomic window of Sphaerotilus montanus:
- a CDS encoding NAD-dependent epimerase/dehydratase family protein produces the protein MDRPQHILVTGAAGYIGSALVRALLERGHAVTAVDSMIFGEQGLADLLHHARLQIRRMDTRALHRGHLTGMQAVVDLAGWSSELAAASDPAGADAVNHRAQVRLAQLARSCGIPRYLLVSCCSVYGFSSLQESTESSPVRPLTHQAQHCLMAEAAILPMATTGFSPSVVRLGQVHGRGSRMRLDLMVHAMVLSALRLRQITLDNQGLQCRGHVHLSDAVHGLMAVLAAPASMVSRQIFNISHHNVSAAQVADAIRTALGGQIHINLQGGAPDLHHHRPSYRKAQDLLGYRPQVGLGEGLHGLIDALDPGLSAEPPEARAMRWIHEVLAQGREAKAAIEHTAVFDRLPTRMARAGGSLTYQ, from the coding sequence ATGGACCGCCCTCAGCACATTCTGGTCACCGGCGCCGCTGGCTACATCGGGTCTGCGCTGGTTCGTGCGCTGCTGGAGCGGGGGCACGCGGTCACCGCGGTGGACAGCATGATCTTCGGGGAGCAGGGGTTGGCGGATCTGCTCCACCATGCGCGGCTGCAGATCCGCCGCATGGACACCCGCGCGCTGCACCGCGGCCACCTGACCGGCATGCAGGCGGTGGTCGATCTGGCCGGGTGGTCCAGCGAACTGGCGGCCGCGTCGGATCCGGCCGGTGCGGATGCGGTGAACCACCGCGCGCAGGTCCGCCTGGCGCAACTGGCGCGCAGTTGCGGCATCCCCCGCTACCTGCTTGTCAGTTGCTGCAGTGTCTACGGCTTCTCCAGCCTGCAGGAATCGACCGAGTCCTCGCCGGTCCGGCCACTCACGCACCAGGCACAACACTGTCTGATGGCGGAGGCCGCCATTCTTCCCATGGCGACGACCGGATTTTCGCCATCGGTCGTGCGCCTGGGGCAGGTCCATGGGCGCGGTTCGCGCATGCGACTGGATCTCATGGTCCATGCGATGGTCCTGAGTGCGCTTCGGCTGCGGCAGATCACCCTGGACAACCAGGGCCTGCAGTGCCGCGGACACGTGCATCTGTCGGATGCCGTTCACGGCCTCATGGCAGTGCTGGCCGCGCCCGCCAGCATGGTCAGCCGGCAGATCTTCAACATCAGCCATCACAACGTGAGCGCAGCGCAGGTGGCAGATGCCATCCGGACGGCGCTGGGCGGACAGATCCACATCAACCTGCAGGGCGGTGCGCCGGACCTGCACCACCACCGGCCCAGCTACCGCAAGGCCCAGGATCTGCTGGGCTACCGTCCGCAGGTCGGGTTGGGCGAAGGTCTCCATGGCCTGATCGATGCGCTGGATCCCGGGCTGTCCGCGGAGCCGCCAGAGGCCCGCGCGATGCGGTGGATCCACGAGGTGCTTGCGCAAGGACGCGAGGCCAAGGCTGCAATCGAACACACGGCGGTGTTCGATCGCCTGCCCACCCGGATGGCGCGCGCAGGCGGCAGTCTCACGTACCAGTGA
- a CDS encoding O-antigen ligase family protein encodes MPSLQLVFQIVAGLGPYFLIAILLAALVGIFLPWGVENPRKWLFLYIIGLALLPFGGNDPSGGGSLYKQITWGLLYVLCTVMIARSRKDSESRDTKFPIELLILYAFLLATIIWSEYKVSSFKRYLLLVGLLLIATISSRISLHSRSFASIIDKPLAFFMFCGVAVAAISPRIAFDSDGALQAFTSHKNTWGQFMCLCSIVFFNNVLARNNRTLNIPLLAASLIVLYLSKSATSMLAFSFSSCCLLLIHGLSSKNMAGKLAVLIVVLTSSVATLVYSIAHGNLPFDALTEMVFKVTDKSTTLTGRTFLWQLMAAEIKYHPWLGTGFGGFWVGLEGAAGVLVRRLDWGPPTQAHSGYIDVVNEVGFAGLAMLCIVLLSHFYRIFALYNAENRQHFSLHFSIFTSFLIINYAESSFIQGTNIWWIIVTCSIVEVYNRTQEPQSNKTNPIKGKKASKSLEYI; translated from the coding sequence ATGCCCAGCCTTCAATTAGTTTTCCAGATTGTCGCTGGCCTGGGGCCTTATTTTCTCATTGCCATACTGCTTGCCGCACTCGTTGGCATCTTTCTTCCATGGGGAGTTGAAAACCCAAGAAAATGGCTTTTTCTTTACATCATCGGCTTGGCCTTGCTGCCATTTGGCGGGAATGATCCATCTGGCGGCGGGAGTCTTTACAAGCAAATCACATGGGGATTGCTGTACGTCCTATGCACGGTAATGATCGCCAGATCGCGCAAAGACAGCGAATCTCGCGACACAAAATTCCCCATTGAGCTCCTGATACTCTACGCATTCCTGCTGGCAACCATCATCTGGTCCGAATACAAGGTCAGCTCATTCAAGAGATATCTACTACTCGTGGGACTGCTCCTGATCGCCACGATATCCTCCAGAATTTCACTGCACAGCAGATCATTCGCAAGCATCATTGATAAACCACTGGCGTTCTTCATGTTTTGCGGGGTTGCAGTTGCTGCAATATCGCCAAGAATCGCGTTCGACTCCGACGGAGCCCTCCAGGCATTCACCTCTCACAAGAACACATGGGGCCAGTTCATGTGCCTGTGCTCGATCGTTTTTTTCAACAACGTACTGGCTCGCAACAACAGAACGTTGAACATTCCTCTTCTGGCAGCGTCACTGATCGTTCTCTATCTGTCAAAAAGCGCGACCAGCATGCTGGCCTTCTCCTTCTCATCATGCTGCCTGCTGTTGATACATGGATTATCCAGCAAGAACATGGCAGGGAAACTGGCTGTGTTGATTGTTGTACTGACCAGCTCAGTGGCCACCCTTGTCTATTCGATTGCACACGGAAATCTTCCGTTTGATGCCTTGACAGAAATGGTCTTCAAGGTCACGGACAAGTCGACGACACTCACTGGCCGGACATTCCTGTGGCAGCTCATGGCCGCGGAGATCAAGTATCATCCCTGGCTGGGCACAGGCTTCGGTGGTTTCTGGGTCGGCCTGGAAGGTGCTGCGGGCGTGCTGGTCAGACGACTCGACTGGGGCCCGCCAACGCAAGCGCACAGTGGCTACATAGATGTCGTCAATGAGGTTGGATTTGCAGGCTTGGCGATGCTGTGCATTGTATTGCTGTCACATTTCTACAGAATATTCGCCCTCTACAATGCAGAAAATCGACAGCACTTCTCATTACATTTCTCGATATTCACCAGCTTCCTGATCATCAATTACGCAGAGTCTTCCTTCATCCAAGGAACGAACATATGGTGGATAATAGTCACCTGCTCGATCGTCGAAGTATACAATCGAACTCAAGAGCCACAATCAAACAAAACAAATCCCATCAAGGGAAAAAAAGCATCAAAATCACTGGAATACATATAG
- the epsE gene encoding polysaccharide export protein EpsE: MMLTTHTTSFPSARLFQRVLFAFLTLLAPVLAWAQVSDAQRDYVLGAGDVIRVSVYQNADLTLETRVAESGSISFPLLGQIRLGGLTVPKAEKVIADGLRNGNFVRQPQVSILVTQVRGNQASVLGMVNRPGRFPIEQTGMRLSELLATAGGIAQGGSDLVTLIGIRDGRPLRVVIDLPNLFTASAKTNDPVISNGDTVYVDRMPMVYIYGEVQRPGAMRLEREMTVIQALATGGGLTQRGTEKGLRVHRRNADGKVEILQPGMNDPMKDGDVIYVRESLF, from the coding sequence ATGATGCTCACGACACACACCACCTCGTTCCCGTCCGCACGCCTGTTCCAGCGTGTGCTGTTCGCTTTTCTGACTCTGCTGGCACCCGTGCTGGCCTGGGCTCAGGTGTCCGACGCCCAGCGGGATTACGTGCTTGGCGCGGGCGACGTGATCCGCGTGAGCGTCTATCAAAATGCCGACCTGACCCTGGAAACCCGTGTGGCGGAAAGCGGCAGCATCAGCTTTCCGCTGCTGGGCCAGATTCGTCTGGGCGGTCTGACGGTCCCGAAAGCCGAGAAGGTCATCGCCGATGGCCTGCGCAACGGCAACTTCGTCCGCCAGCCACAGGTCAGCATCCTCGTGACGCAGGTGCGGGGCAATCAGGCCTCGGTGCTGGGCATGGTCAACCGTCCCGGCCGCTTCCCGATCGAGCAGACCGGCATGCGCCTGAGCGAACTGCTGGCCACGGCGGGCGGCATCGCCCAGGGCGGCAGCGATCTGGTGACCCTGATCGGCATCCGCGACGGCCGTCCGCTGCGCGTCGTGATCGACCTTCCGAACCTGTTCACGGCGTCAGCCAAGACCAACGATCCGGTGATCAGCAACGGTGACACGGTCTATGTCGACCGCATGCCGATGGTCTACATCTATGGCGAAGTCCAGCGCCCGGGTGCCATGCGTCTCGAACGCGAGATGACGGTGATCCAGGCCCTCGCCACCGGCGGTGGCCTGACCCAGCGCGGCACGGAAAAGGGACTGCGGGTGCATCGCCGCAATGCCGACGGCAAGGTCGAGATCCTGCAGCCCGGCATGAACGATCCGATGAAGGACGGCGACGTGATCTACGTGCGCGAGAGCCTGTTCTGA
- the epsF gene encoding chain length determinant protein EpsF has protein sequence MTIAQLLSILKARWISAIVVALLTIGATVAASLLMPKSYTATASVVLDIRSPDPIVGMPMNGMASPSYMATQVDILTSERVAQRVVQKLRLTENQEMRKRWTEDTGGKGNFEAWIADIFQKKLDVKPSRESNVIHVSYTNPDPRFASALANTFVQAYIETSIGLRASPAKQYNEFFDARGKELREAVEVAQEKLTTFQKANGLTGADERFDIETQRLNELNTQLVTLQAIAADSSSRSAQVRTSGDQMQEVLTNSLVSSLRADLTRQEAKLTEMNAKFGDAHPQVQELRANIGELRQRLEAETRRVTGGVGVTGSINRQREAETRAALDAQRSKVLRLKALRDEAVTMQRAVETAQRAYDQVTQRFNQTSLESQLNQSNISVLSPANEPTDHSSPKIILNILVSVFVGTLLGVSFAILRELTDRRVRTLDDLTSGLDVAVLGTIPKPLRTGLSGRHSPMVLPTNILRRLPKPGT, from the coding sequence ATGACCATTGCGCAACTCTTGTCGATTCTGAAAGCGCGCTGGATTTCGGCGATCGTGGTCGCCCTGCTGACGATCGGTGCGACCGTCGCAGCAAGCCTGCTGATGCCCAAGAGTTACACCGCCACCGCATCGGTGGTGCTGGACATCCGCTCGCCGGATCCGATCGTCGGCATGCCGATGAACGGCATGGCCTCGCCGTCCTACATGGCCACCCAGGTCGATATCCTGACCAGCGAACGGGTCGCCCAGCGCGTGGTGCAAAAACTGCGCCTCACGGAAAACCAGGAGATGCGCAAGCGCTGGACTGAAGACACCGGCGGAAAAGGCAACTTCGAAGCCTGGATTGCCGACATCTTCCAGAAGAAACTCGATGTCAAGCCGTCCAGGGAAAGCAACGTCATCCACGTCAGCTACACCAACCCGGACCCCCGCTTTGCCAGCGCACTGGCCAACACCTTTGTCCAGGCCTATATCGAAACCAGCATCGGACTGCGGGCATCGCCAGCCAAGCAATACAACGAATTCTTCGATGCCCGCGGCAAGGAACTGCGCGAGGCCGTGGAAGTCGCCCAGGAGAAGCTCACGACGTTCCAGAAAGCCAACGGCTTGACCGGCGCAGACGAGCGTTTCGACATCGAAACCCAGCGCCTCAACGAACTGAACACGCAACTGGTCACGTTGCAGGCCATTGCTGCGGACTCGTCGAGTCGCTCGGCACAGGTCCGGACCTCCGGCGACCAGATGCAGGAAGTGCTCACCAACAGCCTCGTCTCTTCCCTGCGCGCAGACCTGACGCGCCAGGAAGCCAAGCTGACCGAAATGAATGCCAAGTTCGGAGATGCACATCCGCAGGTTCAGGAGCTGCGCGCCAACATCGGAGAGTTGCGTCAGCGCCTCGAGGCCGAAACGCGCCGTGTCACCGGTGGCGTCGGCGTGACCGGATCGATCAACCGCCAGCGAGAGGCAGAAACACGCGCCGCGCTGGACGCCCAGCGCAGCAAGGTTCTTCGGCTCAAGGCGTTGCGCGACGAAGCCGTCACCATGCAGCGCGCCGTGGAAACGGCTCAACGGGCCTATGACCAGGTCACCCAGCGCTTCAACCAGACCAGTCTGGAGAGCCAGCTCAACCAGTCCAATATTTCGGTCCTGTCCCCCGCGAATGAACCAACCGATCACTCTTCCCCCAAGATCATCCTCAACATCCTGGTCAGTGTATTTGTCGGCACGCTGCTGGGTGTGAGTTTTGCGATTCTCCGGGAACTGACGGATCGACGTGTTCGCACACTGGATGACCTGACCTCCGGGCTGGATGTCGCCGTGCTGGGCACCATCCCGAAACCACTGCGCACCGGACTGTCCGGACGCCATTCCCCGATGGTTCTGCCCACCAATATCCTGAGGCGACTGCCGAAGCCGGGAACCTGA
- a CDS encoding lipopolysaccharide biosynthesis protein — MGLNWRKAAKVGVSIFDQAWLSGISLLISLIFVRELEKDEFGLYILLFNSSLFFQGIGGALLSAPYTTLYPRKQGPTRRAVADIYTRSTLVFALGVALLAFGGYLVYAAATGDALLTLAAGAGLGICILGSVSKDNTRVFHYSQNNPTAALRDNITYGCLLMGSIFAMIKTQMVSAAAVLMAIGLSSAAVSMPHLFRPHARLPPDEPNHVAAPASSTRQLLGEFWSCGRWAVLGSFVTFLTSNTYPYLAAVSFSKSDVADISVARILSMPIALLGAAWFNLMRSRLSQWAAEERYEKIESTIRMSVAVALALTVLEGGVLYFFGDLIRVVFGEKYANLQTLTLLWTAQTGLAFIRGIYAATLMSNDVGYRDLSQIGIITLAATVIVMLVASTTPYAASIVLALTFLELLQIALILRRRHHMQVRRCPAFN, encoded by the coding sequence ATGGGACTCAATTGGCGCAAAGCGGCCAAGGTTGGCGTTTCCATATTTGACCAGGCTTGGCTGAGCGGCATCAGCCTGTTGATTTCCCTCATCTTTGTCCGAGAACTGGAAAAGGACGAGTTCGGTCTCTACATTCTCCTGTTCAATTCCTCGCTGTTCTTTCAAGGGATTGGCGGGGCACTGCTGTCAGCCCCATACACAACCCTCTATCCACGCAAGCAGGGGCCGACTCGACGGGCCGTGGCGGACATCTACACACGGTCGACGCTCGTCTTTGCGCTTGGAGTGGCTCTGCTCGCATTCGGCGGATATCTGGTCTATGCCGCAGCAACCGGAGATGCCCTGCTGACGCTCGCAGCAGGAGCAGGGTTGGGCATCTGCATTCTTGGCTCTGTATCCAAGGACAATACCAGAGTATTCCACTATTCGCAAAACAACCCAACGGCAGCACTCCGGGACAATATCACCTACGGTTGCCTGCTGATGGGGAGCATTTTCGCGATGATCAAGACACAGATGGTTTCTGCGGCAGCGGTGCTCATGGCCATCGGATTGTCCAGTGCGGCAGTGAGCATGCCCCATCTCTTCAGGCCGCACGCAAGGCTGCCACCGGACGAGCCAAACCATGTGGCTGCGCCTGCATCATCAACGCGGCAGTTGCTTGGCGAGTTCTGGTCCTGCGGGCGCTGGGCGGTGCTGGGCTCGTTCGTCACGTTCCTGACCAGCAACACCTACCCTTATCTGGCAGCCGTCAGTTTCAGCAAATCCGACGTGGCCGATATTTCGGTAGCCCGGATACTTTCCATGCCAATTGCCTTGCTCGGTGCCGCCTGGTTCAATCTGATGCGCTCAAGGCTTTCCCAATGGGCGGCCGAAGAACGATACGAAAAAATAGAGAGCACCATCCGGATGTCGGTCGCAGTCGCTTTGGCACTGACCGTGCTGGAGGGTGGCGTGCTCTATTTCTTCGGTGATCTGATCCGAGTGGTGTTCGGTGAGAAATATGCCAACCTCCAGACGCTGACGTTGTTGTGGACAGCACAGACAGGTCTGGCCTTCATCAGGGGCATCTATGCGGCGACGCTCATGAGCAATGACGTGGGGTACAGGGACCTCAGCCAGATCGGGATCATCACCCTGGCTGCGACGGTCATCGTGATGCTCGTCGCGAGCACGACGCCCTATGCCGCATCCATCGTGCTGGCACTGACTTTTCTGGAGTTGCTCCAGATTGCACTGATCTTGCGCAGGCGACACCACATGCAGGTACGACGATGCCCAGCCTTCAATTAG
- a CDS encoding glycosyltransferase, translating to MTACREHIHDKISTGRMETGKPLISICICTFRRPEGIRRALTSLIDTDTPPGWQIEFIVVDNDKDQSALNIINRVRLDRPDATVRYFAEQNPGVSHARNRCIAEANGEILTFIDDDEYVGQHWLVNLISTLERQQADAVFGPVVPSFAVPPPAWVNATGTHQRARSSTGSPVAWRNAQTNNVAFRRSLLNSGHRFSVEFAKTGGEDSLFFAAAAASGHHLVWCDEAVVTETVPLERMTRRWVLERAFHGGRTFVRLQAKLVSPLAYGYYAAYGLLYSLAVLPPLLLTVAIGHARYMQYARILAGNLGKIAARFYGGGNYGG from the coding sequence ATGACAGCATGCCGAGAACATATCCACGACAAGATCAGCACCGGCCGAATGGAAACAGGCAAGCCTCTGATTTCAATCTGCATCTGCACATTTCGCCGACCGGAGGGCATACGCCGTGCCCTGACAAGCCTGATCGACACGGATACGCCACCAGGCTGGCAGATTGAGTTCATTGTCGTGGACAATGACAAAGACCAGTCCGCCTTGAACATCATCAACCGGGTCCGACTCGATCGACCGGACGCCACCGTGCGCTATTTTGCCGAACAGAATCCAGGCGTCAGCCATGCACGCAATCGGTGCATTGCAGAGGCCAACGGCGAAATACTGACATTCATTGACGATGACGAGTATGTCGGCCAACACTGGCTGGTCAATCTCATTTCGACGCTGGAACGGCAGCAGGCAGACGCGGTGTTCGGCCCGGTCGTCCCCAGCTTTGCGGTACCTCCGCCAGCCTGGGTGAACGCGACGGGCACACACCAGCGTGCCCGCTCTTCAACGGGGAGTCCCGTCGCATGGAGAAATGCGCAGACGAACAACGTCGCGTTCCGTCGCTCCTTGCTCAATTCCGGCCACCGGTTTTCCGTTGAGTTTGCAAAAACGGGGGGGGAAGATTCTCTGTTCTTCGCCGCCGCCGCCGCCTCAGGCCACCATCTGGTCTGGTGCGATGAAGCCGTGGTCACTGAAACGGTTCCCCTGGAACGGATGACAAGACGCTGGGTACTGGAGCGAGCCTTTCACGGAGGCCGTACGTTCGTGAGACTGCAAGCCAAATTGGTAAGTCCCCTGGCATACGGCTACTATGCAGCGTATGGATTGCTTTATTCATTGGCGGTCCTGCCACCATTGCTGCTGACCGTGGCCATCGGGCATGCCCGATATATGCAGTACGCCCGCATCCTGGCAGGCAATCTGGGAAAGATTGCAGCCAGATTCTATGGCGGCGGCAACTATGGTGGATAA
- a CDS encoding glycosyltransferase family 4 protein: MDKGRPLRILIVHNRYQIRGGEESVVDAEVALLRDHGHEVCLYERDNHEVAGQSRLGLLRDTLWSSSSHADVTRLIREFGADVVHVHNTLPLVSPSVYWAVDAAPSGVALVQTLHNYRWFCPKATLLRDGKICEDCVGKFAWRAVVHRCYRESAVQSAVMATTFGLHTALGSLHRKADRIIALSEFARDKYVLNGFPAERMAIKPNFVPDAGDPLAAASADRTGFLYVGRLSEEKGPHVLVEAAARVPELRFDLAGGGPLGPQLPRRDNIIYSGTVPAASVRDKMRHASMLVLPSLCYEGLPMTLVEAFCNGLPVLASRLGPLATLVEDGVNGLLFNPGDAGDLADKLRWAAAHPAAIRQMGVAARQAYLAHYTPESNYRQLLAIYEDAIVHRRASTSSARLTGT, encoded by the coding sequence GTGGATAAGGGACGGCCCCTGCGCATCCTGATCGTCCACAACCGCTACCAGATCCGTGGCGGGGAGGAATCGGTCGTGGATGCCGAAGTGGCGCTGCTGCGCGACCACGGGCACGAGGTCTGTCTCTACGAGCGGGACAACCATGAGGTCGCCGGCCAATCCCGGTTGGGCCTGCTCCGGGACACGCTCTGGTCTTCTTCGAGCCATGCAGACGTCACGCGGCTGATCAGGGAGTTCGGGGCGGATGTCGTGCATGTCCACAACACGCTGCCGCTGGTGTCCCCGTCCGTGTACTGGGCAGTGGATGCGGCGCCAAGCGGGGTTGCGCTGGTGCAGACGCTCCACAACTACCGCTGGTTCTGCCCCAAGGCCACCCTGCTGCGGGACGGCAAGATCTGCGAAGACTGTGTCGGCAAGTTCGCCTGGCGGGCGGTGGTGCACCGCTGCTACCGGGAGTCGGCCGTGCAGAGTGCCGTCATGGCCACCACCTTCGGCCTCCACACGGCGCTGGGCTCGCTGCACCGGAAGGCAGATCGCATCATCGCGCTGAGCGAATTTGCACGCGACAAGTACGTGCTGAACGGCTTTCCGGCTGAGCGCATGGCCATCAAGCCCAACTTCGTTCCTGACGCCGGTGATCCGCTGGCAGCGGCTTCGGCCGACCGGACCGGATTTCTGTACGTGGGCCGCCTGTCCGAGGAAAAAGGGCCCCATGTGCTGGTCGAGGCGGCCGCCAGGGTGCCGGAGTTGCGCTTCGATCTCGCGGGTGGCGGACCACTAGGACCCCAGTTGCCGCGTCGGGACAACATCATCTACAGCGGCACGGTGCCGGCCGCCTCGGTGCGCGACAAGATGCGGCACGCCAGCATGCTGGTTCTGCCGAGCCTGTGCTACGAAGGTCTGCCCATGACGCTGGTCGAAGCGTTCTGCAATGGCCTGCCCGTTCTGGCCAGCCGTCTGGGGCCGCTGGCCACGCTGGTCGAGGACGGTGTCAACGGCCTGCTCTTCAACCCGGGGGATGCAGGCGATCTCGCCGACAAGCTGCGCTGGGCGGCAGCACACCCGGCGGCCATTCGACAAATGGGAGTCGCCGCGCGCCAGGCTTATCTGGCGCACTACACCCCCGAGTCCAACTACCGGCAACTGCTGGCGATCTACGAGGACGCAATCGTCCATCGACGGGCATCGACCTCCTCGGCGAGACTCACTGGTACGTGA
- the xrtB gene encoding exosortase B: MELTYTNKSDETGHPKTTWSALAPWLIAIAGLLSMYGPTFWDLFHGLWAGEQQGHGPIILGISMWLLWKKWDELNALPTQPNGLAGGIFLIFGLMLYLAGRSQNILLFEVGSIVVVIASMLLLLSGTAALKLAWFPLFFMAFMVPLPGLFVDALTQPMKTAVSYVAELILYHLGYPISRSGVILQIGQYQLLVADACAGLHTLFTLEALGLLYLNIIRYQSALRNILLACFIVPISFTANVIRVIVLTLITYHFGDEAGQGFLHGFAGMVLFLAALTLIIASDGLLRMLVPNKTTAQ, from the coding sequence ATGGAATTGACCTACACGAACAAGTCCGATGAAACCGGGCATCCCAAAACGACCTGGAGCGCACTGGCCCCTTGGTTGATTGCAATCGCCGGATTGTTGTCCATGTATGGCCCCACCTTCTGGGATCTGTTCCATGGACTGTGGGCGGGAGAACAGCAGGGCCATGGCCCCATCATCCTGGGAATTTCCATGTGGTTGCTGTGGAAAAAATGGGATGAACTGAATGCACTGCCGACTCAGCCGAATGGTCTGGCAGGAGGCATTTTTCTGATATTTGGCCTGATGCTCTATCTGGCTGGCAGGTCACAGAACATCCTTCTGTTCGAGGTAGGCTCCATCGTCGTCGTCATAGCCAGCATGCTGCTGCTGCTCAGCGGAACAGCCGCATTGAAACTGGCGTGGTTTCCCCTGTTTTTCATGGCATTCATGGTGCCATTGCCCGGCCTGTTCGTCGATGCCCTGACGCAACCCATGAAGACAGCCGTCTCTTATGTGGCGGAGCTCATTCTCTACCACCTGGGATACCCCATCAGTCGCAGTGGCGTGATCTTGCAGATCGGTCAATACCAACTGCTGGTTGCCGATGCGTGTGCAGGTCTGCATACCTTGTTCACGCTGGAGGCGCTGGGATTACTCTATCTCAACATCATCAGATATCAATCCGCACTCAGGAACATTCTACTGGCCTGCTTCATCGTCCCGATCAGTTTCACTGCGAACGTGATCCGCGTGATCGTACTCACGCTGATCACCTATCATTTTGGGGATGAAGCTGGTCAAGGATTCCTGCACGGATTCGCCGGCATGGTGCTGTTCCTGGCCGCATTGACATTGATCATTGCATCGGACGGGCTGCTCCGCATGCTGGTACCCAACAAGACAACGGCGCAATGA
- the epsI gene encoding exosortase-associated protein EpsI, B-type, which produces MNKRTVTALVSALLMCITAASANYAKPTHYFSETRGSRTLTKIVPTQFGNWRQQETAGGIVNPQQKELLDELYSEQVSRTYVSTDGYRIMLSIAYGRNQNDSFQVHLPEICYPAQGFQVISNDPTAIDTKFGSITAKQLKTTYQTQRIEPVTYWTTIGNHVVKSGTDKKLKEMRYAMDGQIADGLLFRISSIDPDLSRAFGMQKQFVSDMMDSLSADDRLRLAGLSR; this is translated from the coding sequence ATGAACAAACGCACTGTCACCGCCCTCGTATCTGCACTGCTGATGTGCATCACCGCCGCATCGGCCAACTACGCCAAACCAACCCACTATTTTTCCGAAACCCGTGGCAGCAGGACGTTGACGAAGATCGTGCCCACCCAGTTTGGCAACTGGCGACAACAAGAAACTGCAGGCGGCATCGTCAATCCACAGCAGAAGGAACTGCTGGACGAACTCTATTCCGAGCAGGTCAGCCGAACCTATGTGTCCACCGACGGCTACCGGATCATGCTGTCCATTGCCTACGGGAGGAACCAGAATGATTCGTTCCAAGTGCATCTGCCTGAAATCTGTTATCCGGCACAGGGGTTTCAGGTCATCAGCAATGATCCGACAGCCATTGACACGAAGTTCGGCAGCATCACTGCGAAGCAGCTGAAAACAACCTACCAGACGCAGCGCATTGAGCCGGTCACCTACTGGACGACCATCGGAAATCACGTGGTCAAGTCGGGCACGGACAAGAAACTCAAGGAGATGCGGTACGCCATGGATGGCCAGATCGCGGACGGCCTCCTGTTCCGGATCTCCAGCATCGATCCGGACCTGTCACGCGCCTTTGGCATGCAAAAGCAGTTTGTCTCGGACATGATGGACTCTCTTTCCGCAGACGACCGACTTCGACTGGCCGGCCTCTCCCGGTAA
- a CDS encoding polysaccharide biosynthesis tyrosine autokinase yields the protein MTIAAQTTPKGIHHDRSSSLNTDDVHSTIDQDRSIGDIIRETKSLTQEQVNQILEYQRANNLRFGESAVKLGLVSDSDIVFALSQQFNYPYAPENRRGNHRELVVAAQPFGKQAEAFRAIRSQLMMRIFSPQEPKRALAVTSPESGDGKTFLVANLGVVLAQLGGRTLIVDANLRNPRLHELFDLPNTSGLTGILSGRQEENVIYQAPDIPSLFVMPVGIIPPNPLELLERPAFRLLMSELLRKFDHVVVDTPASEHGSDALVIAARSGAAMTLARKNKTKVKHLHDLVGQLSETTAKLTGVIVNEF from the coding sequence ATGACCATTGCCGCCCAGACGACGCCGAAAGGTATTCATCACGACCGGAGCAGTTCGTTGAATACAGACGATGTGCACAGCACGATTGACCAGGACCGCAGCATTGGTGACATCATCCGGGAAACCAAGAGCCTCACGCAGGAGCAGGTCAACCAGATCCTGGAGTATCAGCGGGCCAACAACCTCCGCTTCGGAGAATCGGCGGTCAAGCTCGGACTGGTCTCGGACTCGGACATCGTCTTCGCACTCAGCCAGCAATTCAATTACCCGTACGCCCCGGAAAACCGGCGCGGCAACCACCGTGAACTGGTCGTCGCCGCCCAGCCGTTCGGGAAGCAGGCCGAGGCGTTCCGAGCCATCCGCAGCCAGTTGATGATGCGCATCTTCAGTCCGCAGGAACCCAAGCGGGCTCTGGCGGTGACGAGCCCGGAAAGTGGTGACGGAAAAACCTTTCTGGTGGCCAATCTGGGTGTCGTGCTGGCTCAACTCGGCGGCCGCACCCTGATCGTGGATGCCAACCTGCGCAACCCACGCCTGCACGAACTGTTCGACCTGCCCAATACTTCGGGATTGACGGGCATTCTGAGCGGACGACAGGAAGAAAACGTCATCTACCAAGCTCCGGATATTCCCAGCCTGTTCGTGATGCCCGTCGGCATCATTCCTCCCAACCCGCTGGAACTGCTGGAACGCCCGGCCTTCCGCCTTCTGATGAGCGAATTACTGCGCAAGTTCGACCATGTGGTGGTGGACACCCCTGCCAGCGAGCACGGCAGCGATGCGCTGGTCATCGCGGCGCGCAGTGGTGCGGCCATGACGCTGGCCAGAAAAAACAAGACCAAAGTGAAACATTTGCATGATCTCGTCGGGCAACTGAGCGAGACCACTGCAAAACTCACCGGAGTCATCGTCAACGAGTTCTAG